One region of Streptomyces rishiriensis genomic DNA includes:
- the mmuM gene encoding homocysteine S-methyltransferase: MTSDVPAPLAETSLTTALAAGAVVLDGGMSNHLESAGHDLSDELWSARLLAEQPEAITEAHLAYFGAGANVAITSSYQATFEGFAKRGIGADEAARLLALSVELAQEAARQARHKGLTHPLWVAASVGPYGAMLADGSEYRGRYGLSVEELERFHRPRVEILAAAAPDVLALETVPDADEAEALLRAVRGLGVPAWLSYSIAGERTRAGQPLEEAFALAADADEVIAVGVNCCAPEDVEAAVTTAARVTGKPVVVYPNSGEVWNAEARAWNGRSTFTAEQVLGWRESGARLIGGCCRVGPEAVASIARTLTSA; this comes from the coding sequence ATGACCAGCGACGTCCCCGCTCCCCTCGCCGAGACCTCCCTCACCACGGCTCTCGCCGCCGGAGCCGTCGTCCTTGACGGCGGCATGTCCAACCATCTGGAGTCCGCCGGGCACGACCTGAGCGACGAACTGTGGTCGGCGCGGCTGCTCGCCGAGCAGCCCGAGGCGATCACCGAGGCGCATCTCGCCTACTTCGGGGCGGGCGCCAACGTGGCGATCACTTCCAGTTATCAGGCCACGTTCGAGGGGTTCGCCAAGCGCGGCATCGGCGCCGACGAGGCCGCCCGACTGCTGGCGCTGAGTGTGGAACTGGCCCAGGAGGCCGCCCGGCAGGCCCGGCACAAAGGTCTCACGCACCCGTTGTGGGTGGCCGCATCGGTGGGGCCCTACGGGGCGATGCTCGCGGACGGCTCCGAGTACCGGGGCCGTTACGGGCTGAGCGTCGAGGAACTGGAACGTTTCCACCGTCCCCGGGTGGAGATTCTGGCCGCCGCGGCGCCCGATGTCCTGGCACTGGAAACGGTTCCCGACGCCGATGAGGCCGAGGCACTCCTGCGCGCCGTGCGCGGGCTCGGCGTGCCGGCCTGGCTGTCGTACTCGATCGCCGGAGAACGTACGCGCGCCGGACAGCCGTTGGAGGAGGCGTTCGCGCTGGCCGCCGATGCGGACGAGGTGATCGCGGTCGGGGTGAACTGCTGCGCCCCGGAAGACGTCGAGGCCGCGGTGACGACTGCGGCTCGGGTGACGGGCAAGCCGGTCGTGGTCTACCCCAACAGCGGCGAGGTATGGAACGCGGAGGCTCGCGCCTGGAACGGCCGATCCACCTTCACTGCCGAACAGGTCCTGGGATGGCGGGAGTCGGGAGCCCGTCTGATCGGCGGCTGCTGCCGGGTCGGCCCCGAGGCGGTCGCCTCGATCGCTCGGACACTGACCTCCGCATAG
- a CDS encoding autotransporter — protein sequence MRSPLHTSAAVVGALASVAALMATAPPAVAADAQDITRDVLANRDVTLVGDAVITVPSGTTTYDGVFRGQGTLTVRGGGTLVLSRDSDFTLPDARRRQVVRTQGGNHPYTTVVNPDPPAITVERGTTLQYGTGGGTGLIGHFPYGTPGYRLNQLNVRVDGTLRLSLTRTFNIGTISGSGLVTQPRGMWGTLDLAGTHPFSGVIDNGTGMAAGRPEYPVSLPNARAILNQGSWIIDTPLHQTIILRQDFFQREYGSDVNVHSRPGSKVVLTGQYSYSDQGGDTHPSLSDPAINWHAVAHQLNKRGTNIEGADVQWGDGTTHKIFMPGTKDTVYINVHEAGGRRSLLTFDYNGPVTLGAPIGGGRYHDTLAAPGAGDIVIAGTKGNDVTFAAAQYYDGSTTVQEGAVLRLGSAQGDGSLLMGTDRRRIVNDGTLVVHNTKACVSLSRLGGSGSLVQSGAATTTLTGTAVTYTGTTTVKQGTLALRDGATLSNSRAVRLTSAGARLDTGGSALRVTSTLSGKGTVNGAVTNEGAVSGGLTVTGAYTQSDEGQLVLADTPLKVGGKVTLGGGLDLSAAGTTPATPGAAATRGPSPASPETGIHADTDTASSAGSPAAGDTSARKITVLNHTGNTPTTGTFDQLREGAEVKLADTVYRITYKGGDGNDVVLTAAAVSQSVSAQGQVSAGSVTARTRSASAAGSGAFGWWPYVLAAGLLGGLLVPATKRKRERGGGRRGGGRHSAHGR from the coding sequence GTGCGCAGCCCTCTCCACACCTCAGCAGCGGTCGTCGGCGCCCTCGCGTCCGTCGCCGCCCTCATGGCCACCGCTCCCCCGGCCGTGGCCGCCGACGCGCAGGACATCACTCGGGACGTCCTCGCGAACCGGGACGTGACGCTCGTCGGCGACGCCGTGATCACCGTGCCCTCCGGGACGACCACCTACGACGGCGTTTTCCGCGGCCAGGGAACACTTACCGTGCGCGGCGGCGGAACGCTGGTCCTGAGCAGGGACAGCGATTTCACGTTGCCCGACGCCCGCCGGCGGCAGGTGGTGCGCACCCAGGGCGGGAACCACCCGTACACCACGGTCGTGAACCCGGACCCGCCCGCGATCACGGTGGAGCGTGGGACGACCCTCCAGTACGGCACCGGCGGGGGCACAGGGCTGATCGGACACTTCCCCTACGGCACTCCCGGTTACCGGCTCAATCAGCTCAACGTGCGCGTCGACGGCACTCTCCGGCTCTCGCTGACCCGCACTTTCAACATCGGCACGATCAGCGGATCCGGCCTCGTCACCCAGCCCCGCGGCATGTGGGGCACCCTCGACCTGGCGGGCACCCACCCCTTTTCCGGGGTCATCGACAACGGCACCGGGATGGCGGCCGGCCGCCCCGAGTACCCGGTGTCGCTGCCCAACGCCCGGGCGATCCTCAACCAGGGCTCCTGGATCATCGACACCCCGCTGCACCAGACGATCATCCTGCGGCAGGACTTCTTCCAGCGCGAGTACGGCAGTGACGTCAACGTCCACTCGCGACCGGGCAGCAAGGTCGTCCTCACGGGGCAGTACAGCTACAGCGACCAGGGCGGAGACACCCATCCCTCGCTCAGCGACCCCGCCATCAACTGGCATGCCGTAGCGCATCAGTTGAACAAGCGCGGCACCAACATCGAGGGTGCCGACGTGCAATGGGGCGACGGCACCACGCACAAGATCTTCATGCCGGGAACGAAGGACACCGTTTACATCAATGTGCACGAAGCCGGCGGACGGCGGTCACTGCTGACGTTCGACTACAACGGGCCGGTCACCCTCGGGGCGCCGATCGGCGGCGGCAGGTACCACGACACCCTGGCCGCGCCCGGCGCCGGTGACATCGTGATCGCCGGGACCAAGGGCAACGACGTCACCTTCGCCGCCGCCCAGTACTACGACGGTTCGACGACCGTGCAGGAGGGGGCGGTCCTGCGACTGGGGTCGGCACAGGGAGACGGCTCCCTGCTCATGGGTACCGACCGGCGCCGGATCGTGAACGACGGCACTCTCGTCGTGCACAACACGAAGGCCTGCGTCTCTCTTTCCCGGCTGGGCGGCAGCGGCTCGCTCGTCCAGTCCGGAGCGGCCACGACGACCCTTACGGGCACCGCGGTGACGTACACCGGGACGACGACGGTCAAGCAGGGAACGCTGGCGCTGAGGGACGGGGCGACGCTCTCCAACAGCAGGGCGGTCCGTTTGACGTCGGCGGGGGCGCGGCTGGACACCGGCGGTTCGGCACTGCGGGTGACGAGCACGCTCAGCGGCAAGGGCACGGTGAACGGCGCCGTGACGAACGAGGGTGCCGTCAGCGGCGGGCTGACCGTGACCGGCGCCTACACGCAGAGCGACGAGGGGCAACTCGTCCTGGCCGACACTCCCCTCAAGGTGGGCGGCAAGGTCACCCTGGGAGGAGGGCTCGACCTGTCCGCGGCAGGAACCACCCCCGCGACGCCCGGGGCTGCTGCCACGCGGGGCCCGTCCCCCGCCTCGCCCGAAACCGGTATCCACGCAGATACCGATACCGCTTCCAGCGCGGGCTCCCCCGCGGCTGGCGACACCTCCGCCCGGAAGATCACCGTCCTGAACCACACCGGGAACACTCCCACTACCGGCACCTTCGACCAGCTGCGCGAGGGAGCCGAGGTGAAACTCGCTGACACCGTTTACCGGATCACCTATAAGGGCGGGGACGGAAACGACGTCGTCCTCACGGCGGCAGCCGTGAGCCAGTCGGTGAGCGCACAGGGACAAGTGTCGGCGGGCTCCGTGACCGCCCGGACGCGCAGCGCGAGCGCGGCCGGAAGCGGCGCCTTCGGGTGGTGGCCGTACGTGCTGGCGGCCGGGTTGCTCGGCGGGCTGCTGGTTCCTGCGACCAAGCGCAAGCGCGAGCGGGGCGGCGGGCGCCGCGGTGGTGGACGGCACTCGGCGCACGGGCGATGA
- a CDS encoding RICIN domain-containing protein, producing the protein MRRAYTTLLALCLVLIGALATAGPAQAAPVTVANGTQFNDSSGSPVHAHGGGVLKVGSYYYWFGENRNADNTFRYVDAYRSTDLKNWEFRSHVLTQASDSELATANIERPKVMYNASTGKFVMWMHKENGTDYSEARAAVAVSDTVDGNYAWQGSFRPLGQHMSRDITVFVDSDGAGYMVSAARENYDLQIYRLTADYTGIASLVADPWHGGHREAPALFKRGGVYFMLTSGATGWSPNQQQYATATSLTGPWSAMTNVGDSTAYGSQTAYVLPVQGTSGTSYLYLGDRWGNAFGGTVNDSRYVWLPLTFPTTTSLSMSWSPELTIDTAAGTVTGTSATYNTLIARHSGRCADVTSQSLWAGAQIKQYDCNGGNNQKYWFKSVGSGYYQLVVRSSSLCVQENANTVSQENCSATATGQQWSLTTSGTYVNVKSRASGECLDVNGASTANSAALITYTCNGGTNQQWTRGT; encoded by the coding sequence ATGAGACGTGCGTACACGACCCTGCTCGCCCTCTGTCTTGTGCTGATCGGCGCCCTCGCGACCGCTGGGCCCGCCCAGGCGGCGCCGGTGACGGTCGCCAACGGCACTCAGTTCAACGACAGTTCAGGCAGCCCCGTACACGCCCATGGCGGCGGCGTCCTGAAAGTCGGCTCCTACTACTACTGGTTCGGCGAGAACCGCAACGCCGACAACACCTTCCGGTACGTGGACGCCTACCGTTCCACCGATCTGAAGAACTGGGAGTTCCGCAGTCACGTCCTGACCCAGGCGAGCGACTCGGAGTTGGCCACGGCCAACATCGAACGCCCGAAAGTCATGTACAACGCCTCCACCGGCAAGTTCGTGATGTGGATGCACAAGGAGAACGGAACCGACTACAGCGAGGCCCGAGCAGCTGTCGCCGTGTCGGACACCGTCGACGGAAACTACGCGTGGCAGGGCAGCTTCCGCCCGCTCGGCCAGCACATGTCCCGTGACATCACGGTCTTCGTCGACAGCGACGGCGCCGGATACATGGTCTCGGCCGCACGGGAGAACTACGACCTCCAGATCTACCGGCTCACCGCCGACTACACCGGTATCGCAAGTCTGGTCGCCGACCCCTGGCACGGTGGCCACCGCGAGGCGCCCGCGCTGTTCAAGCGGGGCGGCGTCTACTTCATGCTCACCTCCGGAGCGACCGGCTGGAGCCCCAACCAGCAGCAGTACGCCACGGCGACCTCGCTCACCGGCCCCTGGTCGGCCATGACGAACGTCGGCGACTCGACGGCGTACGGCTCGCAGACCGCGTACGTGCTGCCCGTCCAGGGCACTTCGGGGACCTCGTACCTCTACCTGGGCGACCGCTGGGGCAACGCCTTCGGTGGGACCGTCAACGACTCCCGCTACGTCTGGCTGCCGCTGACCTTCCCCACGACCACGTCGCTGTCGATGTCCTGGTCCCCCGAGCTCACCATCGACACGGCGGCTGGAACGGTTACCGGAACGAGCGCCACGTACAACACGCTCATCGCCCGGCACAGCGGCAGATGTGCGGATGTCACGAGCCAGTCCCTCTGGGCGGGCGCACAGATCAAGCAGTACGACTGCAACGGTGGTAACAACCAGAAGTACTGGTTCAAGTCCGTCGGAAGCGGTTACTACCAGTTGGTCGTCAGGAGCAGTTCTCTGTGTGTGCAGGAGAACGCGAACACGGTCAGCCAGGAGAACTGCAGCGCGACAGCCACCGGTCAGCAGTGGTCGCTGACGACTTCCGGCACCTACGTCAACGTCAAGTCCCGCGCGAGCGGCGAGTGCCTGGACGTGAACGGCGCGTCCACCGCCAACTCCGCCGCGCTCATCACCTACACGTGCAACGGAGGAACCAACCAGCAGTGGACGCGCGGCACCTGA
- a CDS encoding rhamnogalacturonan lyase B N-terminal domain-containing protein, with translation MSGSDSHRPIRRRTFVLATAATAGSAALAGPLAAPAAAAAFGYTDDGSNYVVDTGANLVFKVSKSTGDLTSLAYRGTEYQGYGGMNSHIESGLGSSTVTIAQSGSTILISVTHGTLKHYYAARSGENNVYLWTNKADTSVSATRYIVRVKAGLFLNDEPDSYTYTTSTIEASDVFAKSDGQTRSKHYSRLRVIDYDYLGWSTGSVGLWIVRSNHEKASGGPFYRSLLRHQSADGGGLYEILYYGQNQTEEQRFGLQGPYVIAFTDGGAPSSSLFPGNLTTSWADSLGISGYVAAGGRGRVAGVGITGRNSAYPYTVGLANASAQYWGSARSSDGYFSIPGVLPGTYTLTVHKSELAVYSTQVTVSAGGTTTLNSIAIPSSNDPGNATAIWRINDWTGTPSGFKNADLMTYAHPSDVRAAAWTGNVVIGSGSETAGFPCYIWKDVNSGLLVYFKLTAAQAAAAHTLRIGVTTAYANGRPQVVVNDTWTSAIPSPPTQPSTRSLTNGSYRGNNHTFTYSVPASAWLTDTSQYNVLKINVVSGSGTTSYLSAGTSIDAIDLLA, from the coding sequence ATGTCCGGATCCGACAGCCACCGGCCGATCCGACGCCGTACCTTCGTCCTCGCCACCGCGGCCACGGCAGGCTCGGCCGCCCTGGCCGGGCCGCTCGCCGCACCGGCCGCGGCAGCGGCCTTCGGCTACACCGACGACGGCTCGAACTACGTCGTCGACACCGGCGCCAACCTGGTCTTCAAGGTCAGCAAATCCACCGGCGACCTGACCTCACTGGCCTACCGGGGAACCGAGTACCAGGGCTACGGCGGCATGAACTCGCACATCGAGTCGGGCCTCGGCAGTTCCACCGTGACGATCGCGCAGTCCGGCTCCACGATCCTGATCTCGGTCACGCACGGCACGCTCAAGCACTACTACGCGGCCCGAAGCGGCGAGAACAACGTCTACCTGTGGACCAACAAGGCCGACACATCCGTTTCGGCAACGCGTTACATCGTGCGCGTCAAAGCGGGTCTGTTTCTCAACGACGAGCCCGACTCCTACACGTACACGACCAGCACCATCGAGGCTTCCGACGTCTTCGCGAAGTCCGACGGCCAGACCCGCTCCAAGCACTACTCCAGGCTGCGCGTCATCGACTACGACTATCTCGGCTGGTCGACCGGCAGCGTCGGTCTCTGGATCGTGCGCAGCAACCACGAGAAGGCATCGGGCGGCCCCTTCTACCGCTCCCTTCTGCGCCACCAAAGTGCCGACGGCGGCGGCCTGTACGAAATCCTGTACTACGGCCAGAACCAGACCGAGGAACAGCGTTTCGGTCTCCAGGGCCCCTACGTCATCGCCTTCACCGACGGCGGCGCCCCCTCCTCGTCACTGTTCCCGGGCAACCTGACCACCTCGTGGGCGGACTCGCTCGGCATCTCCGGCTACGTCGCCGCCGGCGGGCGGGGCCGGGTCGCGGGGGTCGGCATCACGGGACGCAACTCGGCGTACCCGTACACGGTCGGACTGGCCAACGCGAGCGCGCAGTACTGGGGTTCGGCGCGGTCGTCCGACGGCTACTTCTCGATCCCCGGGGTTCTCCCGGGGACGTACACACTGACCGTCCACAAGAGCGAACTCGCCGTGTACAGCACACAGGTGACCGTGTCGGCGGGCGGGACGACCACCCTCAACTCGATCGCGATCCCGTCCTCGAACGACCCCGGCAACGCGACCGCGATCTGGCGGATCAACGACTGGACCGGCACCCCGAGCGGCTTCAAGAACGCCGATCTGATGACGTACGCGCACCCGTCCGACGTCCGGGCCGCCGCCTGGACCGGCAACGTGGTGATCGGCAGCGGCAGCGAGACCGCGGGCTTCCCCTGCTACATCTGGAAGGACGTCAACAGCGGTCTGCTGGTGTACTTCAAGCTGACCGCGGCCCAGGCCGCCGCCGCGCACACCCTGCGCATCGGCGTGACGACGGCCTATGCCAACGGCCGGCCGCAGGTCGTCGTGAACGACACCTGGACCTCGGCCATCCCCTCCCCGCCCACCCAGCCGAGCACCCGGTCCCTGACCAACGGGTCCTACCGGGGCAACAACCACACGTTCACCTACAGCGTCCCGGCGAGCGCGTGGCTCACGGACACCAGCCAGTACAACGTGCTGAAGATCAACGTGGTGAGCGGTTCGGGGACGACCTCCTACCTCAGCGCGGGGACGTCGATCGACGCGATCGACCTTCTCGCCTGA
- a CDS encoding rhamnogalacturonan acetylesterase encodes MRRFNIAVLAALTLTVGLTAVPAAQAHGGRASLGIDNCTATACHFDVPPGTYDVEVVLGGDVASSTGISGETRRALLPETAAPAGERVVRSFTVDVRTPEGEPTGAAGTAGLDLAVGGSAPALADIRVTRARHARQVFLVGDSTVCDQPGDPYAGWGQQLPQYLRKGVSVANYADSGESTVTYLGNPLLWATVQPLIRPGDLVLVQLAHNDKTTDEATYRANLETLVAGVRERGGRPVLVTPIVRRWFNADGTLNNGTALLVNGLGVDHPAVIRSVAATQEVPLIDLTAKTKALVESLGVEGSKALYLYNEKRDNTHTSVHGATVYAGLVRDELVARHLVPRGTVRVG; translated from the coding sequence GTGAGACGTTTCAACATTGCCGTGCTGGCGGCACTGACCCTGACCGTCGGTCTGACGGCGGTGCCCGCCGCTCAGGCGCACGGCGGCCGCGCATCCCTCGGCATCGACAACTGCACCGCGACCGCCTGCCACTTCGACGTCCCACCCGGCACCTATGACGTCGAGGTCGTCCTCGGTGGCGACGTCGCGTCGAGTACCGGCATCAGCGGAGAGACCCGGCGCGCTCTGCTCCCCGAGACCGCCGCGCCGGCCGGTGAACGGGTCGTCCGCAGCTTCACGGTGGACGTCAGAACCCCGGAGGGTGAGCCCACGGGTGCGGCCGGAACCGCCGGCCTGGACCTGGCCGTGGGCGGCTCGGCGCCGGCCCTGGCCGACATCAGGGTCACCCGGGCCCGGCACGCACGGCAGGTCTTCCTCGTCGGCGACTCCACGGTGTGTGACCAGCCGGGCGACCCGTACGCCGGGTGGGGCCAGCAGTTGCCGCAGTATCTGCGCAAGGGCGTCTCGGTCGCCAACTACGCGGATTCCGGGGAGAGTACGGTCACGTATCTGGGGAACCCGCTGCTCTGGGCCACGGTCCAGCCGCTGATCCGCCCGGGCGATCTCGTCCTGGTCCAACTCGCCCACAACGACAAGACGACAGACGAGGCGACCTACCGGGCGAATCTCGAGACGCTGGTGGCGGGAGTGAGGGAGAGGGGTGGCCGACCGGTCCTGGTGACCCCCATCGTGCGCCGCTGGTTCAACGCCGACGGAACGCTGAACAACGGAACGGCCCTGCTGGTCAACGGACTCGGCGTCGACCACCCGGCGGTGATCCGCTCGGTCGCCGCCACACAGGAGGTACCGCTGATCGATCTCACCGCCAAGACCAAGGCACTGGTGGAGTCCCTTGGCGTCGAAGGCTCCAAGGCGCTCTACCTCTACAACGAGAAGCGCGACAACACGCACACCTCCGTGCACGGAGCAACGGTTTACGCGGGCCTGGTCCGCGACGAACTCGTCGCCCGGCATCTGGTGCCGAGGGGCACCGTGCGGGTGGGATGA
- a CDS encoding DUF2264 domain-containing protein: MHLPPPDLARSPRTGYTRAHWEAAADSLLAAVEPYATEDRALYHFPGDRESWSGRLSDGLEGYARTLLLAAFRRDETALERYASGLAAGVRGVWPRIEDRGQPLVEAASIALALRLTRPLLWDRLDDRVRQRAAAWLGDALTAEAWPCNWELFPVTVGGFLESVGHEPEASRKAIDRGLERIEQWYVADGWYSDGAGRAFDYYNGWAMHLYPVLHAWLADDPGLLALYGGRLRTHLGDYARLFGGDGAPLHQGRSLTYRFATTAPLWLGALTGHTPLPSGETRRLASGALKYFLERGAVDEHGLLTLGWHGPDASVLQGYSGPASPYWASKGFLGLLIPPEHEVWTATEKAGPAERGNAVTPIAAPNWLLQSTSSDGLVRLHNHGSEDVRYDPYYTRFSYSTVTRPLDVPPDNIVMIGGDARREGIVPLGVGEGWAASRHALSSGAEVTSLVVAEDAVEVRAHLVAGADPGTEVHITGWVPVEGGDERAELVPVHGLAGTSPLSGVAGEGPATLFVALARLTAEPDPLPLGELVSVEVQRVEADTTADGAYELSVRWPTGAERHFRFTASDGRSVTSSWSVIPR; encoded by the coding sequence ATGCACCTGCCCCCGCCCGACCTCGCCCGCAGCCCCCGCACCGGCTACACCCGCGCCCATTGGGAGGCCGCCGCGGACTCGCTGCTCGCCGCGGTGGAGCCGTACGCCACCGAGGATCGCGCTCTCTACCACTTTCCCGGCGACCGGGAGAGCTGGTCGGGTCGCCTCTCCGACGGCCTGGAAGGCTACGCTCGCACGTTGCTGCTGGCGGCGTTCCGCCGTGACGAGACGGCGCTGGAGCGTTACGCAAGCGGTCTCGCGGCCGGTGTCCGCGGCGTCTGGCCCCGGATCGAGGACCGAGGTCAGCCCCTCGTCGAGGCCGCGTCGATCGCCCTCGCGCTGCGACTGACCCGCCCGTTGCTCTGGGACCGGCTCGACGACCGTGTGCGCCAGCGCGCCGCCGCCTGGCTCGGCGACGCCCTGACCGCGGAGGCCTGGCCCTGCAACTGGGAGCTGTTCCCGGTGACGGTAGGCGGTTTCCTGGAGTCTGTCGGCCATGAGCCGGAGGCGTCCCGCAAGGCCATCGACCGAGGGCTGGAGCGCATCGAGCAGTGGTATGTCGCCGACGGCTGGTACAGCGACGGCGCAGGCCGTGCCTTCGACTACTACAACGGCTGGGCGATGCATCTCTACCCGGTCCTGCACGCCTGGCTGGCCGACGACCCCGGGCTGCTCGCCCTCTACGGCGGCCGGCTCAGGACCCATCTGGGAGACTACGCCCGCCTGTTCGGCGGCGACGGCGCACCCCTGCACCAGGGCCGGTCCCTCACCTATCGCTTCGCCACCACCGCCCCCCTGTGGCTGGGCGCCCTGACCGGCCACACCCCGCTCCCCTCCGGCGAGACCCGGCGCCTTGCCTCGGGTGCGCTGAAGTACTTCCTGGAACGCGGTGCGGTCGACGAACACGGTCTGCTGACCCTTGGCTGGCACGGACCCGACGCGTCGGTTCTCCAGGGCTACTCGGGACCGGCCTCCCCCTACTGGGCGAGCAAGGGTTTCCTCGGCTTGCTGATCCCCCCGGAACACGAGGTGTGGACGGCGACGGAGAAGGCGGGACCGGCGGAACGGGGTAACGCCGTTACCCCCATTGCCGCTCCCAACTGGCTTCTGCAGTCGACGAGTTCGGACGGCCTGGTCCGCCTGCACAACCACGGCAGCGAAGACGTCCGTTACGACCCGTACTACACCAGGTTCTCGTACTCCACGGTCACACGGCCGCTGGACGTGCCACCGGACAACATCGTCATGATCGGCGGCGACGCGCGCCGCGAGGGCATCGTCCCCCTCGGAGTGGGGGAGGGCTGGGCGGCCTCCCGACACGCGCTGAGCTCCGGGGCGGAAGTCACCAGCCTGGTGGTGGCCGAGGACGCGGTGGAGGTTCGGGCCCACCTGGTGGCCGGCGCCGACCCGGGGACGGAGGTTCACATCACGGGCTGGGTGCCGGTGGAGGGCGGGGACGAGCGGGCGGAACTGGTGCCGGTGCACGGACTGGCGGGCACGTCCCCTCTGTCGGGCGTGGCGGGAGAAGGTCCTGCGACCCTGTTCGTCGCGCTGGCCCGCCTCACGGCCGAGCCGGACCCCCTGCCACTCGGGGAGCTGGTGTCCGTCGAGGTGCAGAGGGTGGAGGCCGACACCACCGCTGACGGCGCGTACGAGCTCAGCGTCCGATGGCCGACGGGTGCGGAGCGCCATTTCCGCTTCACGGCTTCGGACGGACGATCCGTGACGTCGTCGTGGTCGGTGATCCCCCGCTGA
- a CDS encoding VOC family protein yields the protein MTSAIRHVTIDSSDAYALGAFWSEVLGQPLHEDDKPGDEEALIEGAGMLFVTVPETKSRKNRIHFDLQPQDRTREQEVERLLALGATLVDDRRKPDGTGWAVLADPEGNEFCVERSAEERAAG from the coding sequence ATGACTTCTGCCATCCGTCACGTGACGATCGACAGCTCCGACGCCTACGCCCTCGGCGCCTTCTGGTCCGAGGTGCTCGGCCAGCCTCTCCACGAGGACGACAAGCCGGGCGACGAGGAGGCGTTGATCGAGGGCGCGGGCATGCTGTTCGTCACCGTCCCCGAGACCAAGAGCCGGAAGAACCGCATTCATTTCGACCTTCAGCCGCAGGACCGTACCCGCGAGCAGGAGGTCGAGCGTCTCCTCGCCCTCGGCGCCACGCTGGTCGACGACCGTCGTAAGCCCGACGGCACCGGGTGGGCGGTCCTCGCGGACCCGGAGGGGAACGAGTTCTGCGTGGAGCGCAGCGCGGAAGAGCGGGCAGCAGGCTGA
- a CDS encoding isocitrate lyase/PEP mutase family protein, which translates to MRALRATSHPFADLHHADNPLLLPNAWDHATAMSMARMGFPAIGTTSLAVAAAVGLPDGASATCDETLRLALILGSQPFLLSVDAESGFSEDPDEVGEFARQLVAVGAVGINLEDGLGSVDRHAAKIAAVRAAAPGLFVNARTDTYWLREHGDHGLRRGAETLARLDAYQQAGADCVFVPGLTDAREIAALVARLDVPLNLLYSPTGPSLAQLGDLGVSRVSLGSLLYRRAMGAALEALGDIREGRRPGGPTPTYEDLRGPGTEAARHV; encoded by the coding sequence ATGCGTGCACTCAGGGCGACCTCTCACCCCTTCGCCGACCTCCACCACGCCGACAACCCCCTCCTTCTGCCCAATGCCTGGGACCATGCCACGGCGATGTCCATGGCGAGGATGGGCTTTCCGGCGATCGGCACGACGAGTCTCGCGGTGGCGGCGGCGGTGGGGCTGCCGGACGGCGCGTCGGCGACTTGCGACGAAACCCTACGGCTCGCGCTGATCCTGGGTTCGCAACCGTTTCTCCTGTCTGTCGACGCCGAAAGCGGTTTCAGCGAAGATCCGGACGAGGTGGGCGAGTTCGCCCGTCAGCTGGTGGCGGTGGGTGCGGTCGGAATCAACCTGGAGGATGGCCTGGGGTCGGTCGACCGGCATGCGGCGAAGATCGCCGCGGTCAGGGCTGCCGCGCCCGGCCTCTTCGTCAACGCCCGCACGGACACGTACTGGCTGCGTGAACACGGCGATCACGGCCTTCGCAGGGGAGCCGAAACGCTTGCGCGCCTCGACGCCTATCAACAGGCGGGCGCGGACTGCGTTTTCGTCCCGGGGCTGACCGATGCCCGAGAGATCGCCGCGCTCGTCGCGCGCCTGGATGTGCCCCTCAACCTCCTCTACTCGCCGACCGGCCCCAGCCTCGCCCAACTCGGCGACCTGGGGGTGAGCCGTGTCAGCCTCGGCTCGCTTCTGTACCGGCGAGCGATGGGTGCGGCGCTCGAAGCGCTGGGTGACATCCGTGAGGGACGCAGGCCGGGAGGCCCCACACCGACGTACGAGGACCTACGGGGACCGGGCACCGAGGCAGCACGCCACGTGTGA